The genomic stretch CTCGTCTGTAAAGTGGGCATCACTGTCATCCTCCCCATCTCACGGGGTTATGATGGAGATTCAATGAGCTCATAACTGTAAAGCGCCTTGCGAAGCACCTGGCACTACATGCTCCACGGTGCATTGTAAAAATCAAcacacaggctgggtgtggtggctcacgcctgtaatcccagcactttgggaggctgaggcggtcagatcacctgaggtcaggagttcaagaccagcctggccaacatggcaaaaccccgtctctactaaaaacacaaaaattaggctgggcatggtggctcatgcctttaatcccagcactttgagaggctgaggcggatggatcacgaggtcaagagatcgagaccatcctggccaacatggtgaaacctcacatttactaaaaatacaaaaattagctaggcatggtggtgtgcacctgtagtcccagctactcgggaggctgaggcagaagaatcgcttgaacccaggaggcagaggttgcagtaagccgagatcttgccactgcagtccagcctggcgacagagtaagactctgtcttaaaaaaaaagaaaaaaaaagggaaaaaaaattaatggggcatggtggtacatgcctgtaatcccagctactcaggaggctgaggcaggagagttgctggaacccaggaggcaaaggttgcagtgagctgagattgcaccactgcactccagcctgggtgacagagcaagactccgtctcaaaaacaaacaaacaaaaccacagcctcatttaaaaatttttaattaattagtttatttattttttgagacagagtctcactctgttacccaggctggagtgcagtggcacgatctcggcccactgcaacctccaccttctgggttcaagcaatcctcctgcctcagcctccgcagtagctgggatcacaggcacccacaccatacccagctattttttgtatttttagtagagatggggttgcaccatgctggccaggctggtctcaaactcctgacctcaggtgatccgcccgtcttggcctcacaaagtgctgggattacaggcgtgagccactgtgcccagccacacagCCTCATTTGTGGCTGAGAGACttcagctcagagaggttaattaagtcACCTATTTTAACTTAGGACATTTAAGATGGAGAGGATCTCTCCAACGACTAGGAAAGACACAAGATGgtaataaagattttatttatttttattcatttatttgagacagggtctccatctgccacccaggctgaagcgcagtggcgcaatctcggctcactactgcctcaaactcctgagctcaatcgatcctcctgcctcagcctcctgagtagctaggaccacaggcgtacaccaccacacctgactgatttttaaaatttttgtagaggtgaggtctcgctatgttgcccaggctgaactccaACTCCTGAGCCTatgtgctcctcccacctcagcctcccaaagtgctgaagttacaggcatgagccaccacacccagccggaaataaattattttatggctTATAGGTCCTGGGGCATACATGGCATGCCTGGAGGCCACACACACCAGGTCAGGGagtgcaggcagggagggagagagagagggaccagTGGACTGACGCCTTTATTGGGTCCAAGGCGTCGGCCAAACAGGTTTCCTGAGGGGGGTTTTAATTGGTgggttcaggccaggcacagtggctcaggcctataatcccagcactttgggaggctgaggctggtagatcacctaacgtcaggagttcaagaccagcctagccaacatggtgaaaccctgtctctactaaaaatagaaaaattagctgggcctggtggtgcacgcctgtaatcccagctgcttgggaggctgaggcaggagaatcgcttgaatccaggaggcagagtttgcagtgagctgagatcatgccactgcactccagcctgggcaacagagcaagactccatctcaaaataaataaataaataaataaataaataaataaataattggtgGGTTGAAAGCAAGCAGGATCAAGTTCCAGGAGGTCACGCTGTGACTGAGAGGGGGTCACTGAGGCATCTGCACAGTCCATGCAGGGCCGTCAAGTAGGCTGTCCATGGCTCTCCCACAGGGAGGTGGTCACCAGGAGTCGGTTGCATAAGAGAGATATCTGGGTCAGCCACACTGAGGAACTCGGGGAGGGAGATGTAGAACTGCCAAGGAGGACAGCCCTGCTTCCAGCATGAGAATGTCCaacttttatttagttttattttattttattttgagagggagtttcgctcttgttgcccaggctgagtgcaatggtatgatttcagctcactgcaacctctgcctcctgggctcaagtgattctcctgcctcagcctcccaagtagctgggattacaggcatgagccaagcacacccagctaatttttgtatttttagtagaaactgggtttcatcatgttggccaggcttgtctcgaactcctgacgtcaagtgatctgcccaccttggcctcccaaagtgctgggatcacaggcatggcccaccgtgcccagcctccaacTTATACTTTCAATGAATGCCGAGGCAGCctaaaattataagaattcaatccgggtgcagtggctcacacctgtaatcccagcattttgggaggccgaggtgggaggatcacctgaggccaggagttcaagaccagcctgggcaacatagtaagacaccatctctacaaaaaataaaacaattagctaggcatgatggtgcatacttgtagtcccagctactggggaggctggggcaggaggattgcttaggcccaggaggtcgaggctgcagtgacctgtgattgctcctctgcactccatcctgggtgacagaacgagaccctgccttgaaaaaaaagaaattaagatgtCACTACGTCACCaccccaaggtcacactgctgtAAAATGGCAGAGATGGGATTCTTGTAGCCAGTGCCCTGCTTTGAAACTCCCagttattggccgggcgcagtggctcatgcctgtaatcccagcactttgggaggtcgaggtgggcggatcacctgaggccaggagttcgagaccagcctggccaacatggcgaaaccccgtctctactaaaaatataaaaataagccaggcatggtggcagacgtctgtagtcccaggtactcgggaggctgaggcaggagaattgctcgaacccgggaggcagaggctgcagtaagccgagattgcaccattgcactccagcctgggccacagagcaagaccccgtctcaaaaacaaactaaaccctAGGAGCCCAGGAGTCAGGTGCCCTGGCCTCTCCCGGGACCCTGTCCCGCTTTGGGCTGAGAGGCTGGGAGACCAGGAGCTGGAGAGATAGCCAGGCCAATGCAACTGCCTCCAGATCTGTTCGCCTCTCTGTTATAATCCTTTAAGCGGCGCTGTCAACCCATTTCACAGATTCTTTCATCCACTAGCTCAACAAATATGGAATATTACGTGCTGGCCGCAGGGCGGAAGGCAGGACAGATGTAAATCTCGAAAATTAAAGCACAGAACGCGGAGGGGGCCTGGGGTTGACAGCTTCGGGCAGGGGGAGTGGcttgccccccccaccccccgtggTGAGGGGCGCAGAGCCAGATGTATGTAACAGCCACTTCCCTCACCCCACTTTTCagatccaggagatggaggccggGGTGGAAGTCTCGGAGGAGGGTGGATGGGGAAGGCGGGGCCTTAGGGACCCCCTCACCTAACGCGTGCCCCCGACCCCACCGCAGGCACTCGCAAGAAGCTGCGCCTGTACCAGTTCCTGCTGGGGCTACTGACGCGCGGGGACATGCGTGAGTGCGTGTGGTGGGTGGAGCCAGGCGCCGGCGTCTTCCAGTTCTCCTCCAAGCACAAGGAACTCCTGGCGCGCCGCTGGGGCCAGCAGAAGGGGAACCGCAAGCGCATGACCTACCAGAAGCTGGCGCGCGCCCTCCGAAACTACGCCAAGACCGGCGAGATCCGCAAGGTCAAGCGCAAGCTCACCTACCAGTTCGACAGCGCGCTGCTGCCTGCAGCCCGCCGGGCCTGAGCACACCCGAGGCTCCCACCTGCGGAGCCGCTGGGGGACCTCACGTCCCAGCCAGGATCCCCCTGGAAGAAAAAGGGCGTCCCCACACTCTAGGTGATAGGACTTACGCATCCCCACCTTTTGGGGTAAGGGGAGTGCTGCCCTGCCATAATCCCCAAGCCCAGCCCGGGCCTGTCTGGGATTCCCCACTTGTGCCTGGGGTCCCTCTGGGATTTCTTTGTCATGTACAGACTCCCTGGGAGCCTCATGTTTTGGGTGACAGGACCTATGGACCACTATACTCGGGGAGGCAGGGTAGCAGTTCTTCCAGAGTCCCAAGAGCTTCTCTGGGATTTTCTTGTGATATCTGATTCCCCAGTGAGGCCTGGGACCCTTTTAAGATCGCTGTGTGTCTGTAAACCCTGAATCTCATCTGGGGTGGGGGCCCTGCTGGCAACCCTGAGCCCTGTCCAAGGGTCCCTCTTGTCAGATCTGAGATTTCCTAGTTATTTCTGGGGCCCTCTGGGAGCTGTTATCATCTCAGATCTCTTCGCCCATCTATGGCTGTGTTGTCACATCTGTCCCCTCATTTTTGAGATCCCCCAATTCTCTGGAACTATTCTGCTGCCCCTTTTTATGTGTCTGGAGTTCCCCAATCACATCTAGGGCTCCTCCGAGATCCTTTTGTCATGTCTGAAATCACTCTTGAGAGGTCTGGGGTGGAGGATGGGGAGTCAGTGAAATGTGTCATGTCTGGGCCCTGTCAGGGACACCCTTGTTATATCTGGGATCCTCCAATCACATCTGAGACCTCCTAGGCTCTCCATCTGATATGCCCTTTCAGGGACCCCACAAAGACTGAGTTCTCATGGGGATCCTACCCTTCCTAGTGGCACTCCCTATGGCCATGCTGAAGACCACTCTGGCCACGTGACTGATTTTGGGTGATCATGGCAGCTCCCCACCCATGTCATTTCTAACCAGAAGTCTCAAGGTCGTCACCCGCCTGCCCCCCAACCGAGGCCCCGGTCGCTGGTGGTGGTCTCTTTAGTGCACTGTAGCACTTGGTGGTGGAGGTGTGAGGGATCCACATTAACAGCAGACCATCAGCTGGGcaacggctcacacctgtaatcccagcactttgggaggcgaggcagggggaatggcttgaacccaggcattcaagaccagcctgggcaacataatgagacctcgtctctacaaaacataacaaaaacaattagccgagcatgggggtgaacacctgtggtcccagctgctcaggaggctgaggtgggaggatctcttgagcccaggaagtaggaggctgtagtgagctgtaatcgtgccactgcactccagcctgggcgacagagtgagacactgtcttaaaaacaaaaacaaggccgggcacggtggctcatgcctgttgtcccagcactttgggaggccgaggcgggcggatcacgaggtcgagagatcaagaccatcctggccaacatggtgaaaccctgtctctactaaaaatacagaaattagctgggcgtggtggcacatgcctgtagtcccagctactcgggaggctgaggcaagagaatcgcttgaacctgggaggcagaggttgcagtgagcctagattgtgccactgcactccagcctgggggacagagcgagactccgtctgaaaataaaaacagcgagactccgtctgaaaataaaaacaaaaacagcagacCATTCAAAATAGGGAGACTTTGCATAATCCAGATTTCTGCCTTCACTTAAAACTTTGGACGGTCTGGAGAGAGTCGGCCAGTTTtcagtggggggtggggagctggaACAGGACAGTAGCCTTTCCTAATGAGGCATTTGTTCTCCAATCTGCCCCAGTCGCTGCCATCCCTGGCTATCTCACCCTAGCAGCTTCTCAAGCCTGTTGGCTTTAGACCACTGTATAAACCCAGCTGGAACTGAAGCCTGGGTGGACTATGGAGCCCTGGTTGGGACCCCCAGGGAGTCAAAGGCTGCGGGTCCTTGAGCCTGGGTGGGCAGGTGGATCTAGGGTGCATGACTTGCTGCTTCCCAACCTTAGTTTGTCCCTTCTGtgaaaaagggagagaaggaggaggaagatctCAAAAAGACTTTCcagcccagtgcggtggctcacgcctgtaatcccagcactttgggaagccgatgcaggtggatcacctgaggtaggagttcaagaccagcctgaccaacatagtgaagccccgtctctactaaaaatacaaaattagctgggtgtggtgatgcatgcctgtactcccagctacttgggaggctgaggcaggagaatcgcttggacctgggaggcggaggttgtagtgagctgagatcacaccactgcacaccagcctgggcgacaagagcgaaactccgtctcaaaaaaaaaaaaactgttgcaGCCCTGTTGAGCCTTTGACACCGCCTGAAATCCACCCCactcccaggaggaggaggaggaaggaatgcCAATGACCTAGAGACACGAGAAGTCCATGTGGAGGCACACAGCAGCTGGTGGCAGAGCCCAGGCTGGGACCTGCCCTTAAGAGAATGagtgggaagggggagggaggaagggcaggtaAAACGTCCTCCCCAGGGCCCCCTGCAACGAAGAAGGTACTTTTTACAAAAGCTATCATTGTCACCCTAAATGTGGAATAAAATAAGATGCATCGAGGTAGACAAACCTCCTGGGACCTTTTGTCAGGGACTGCAATCCTGCCCCTCCACTGAGGCCGCTGGCTCTCAGAGACACCGTGACATCACGGGTGATGATGAGAGAGGAGTTCAAAGAGAGAATTATATGCTGGCGCGGTggctctgtaatcccaacactttggggggccaaggcaggaggatcgcttgagtacaggagtttgaaaccagcctgggcaagatagtgagatccCCTTCCCACccgtctacaaaaaaaataaaaaattagcggggtgtggtggcgtatgcctgtaattccagctactccgaactactgaggtgggagggtcacttgagcacaggaagttgaggctgcagtgagccgtgatcgtgcccctgcactccagacacggcgagaccctgtctcaaaaacaaacaaacaaatcacaaAGACACCATACAGCAAAACCTATCTGAACCTTAATGCCGAGAAATAAGAGGCTTGACGCGCAGGCACAGAGGGTTCCGTTTATGTCTTCCTCTATTCCTGCCAACTGAAGTTCTCCACCTCCTCCCCGCTTCCCCTTCCGTCTGGGTGTCTGTCCCCTTCCCTCTGAATTGAGCCCTCGGGCTGGCAGCGAGGGACGCGAGGCTTCAGGTGGCCGCGGCACTACAGGCCTGGGCCCCTCCCCAACTTAGCGGGGCTCGCGGGAGCGCAGTGGCAGTCTGCCTGGCAACCCGTGACATCACATGGAACTGACGCCGGATTGGCTGGACGCTCCCTGGAGGCGGAGAAATTTCCGGCTCGTAGGGGGTTTtggaaaaggaggagggggaagatgaacaggaaaaaaaagcgGAGGGACTTGTTTTCCTCACACCGGGTCCCTCACGCTGCGTTACTAGCCAGGCAGTCCCCCAGCCTTAACCCTAAGTCCCCAAcaccctttccctccttcctccccacaaCACCTGGTGTCCCCAAGCCCCGCCCctccccaggccccgccccctcgGCTCCCCGCCGCGTCCAGAGCCACCCCATTCAGAAAGTCACAGGTCCCCCTGCCGGGAAGGGCGCCAACGTCCGGGCAGCCCTCCAGGGCCTTCCCAGCCTCCCACCCGCCCCCACCGGGGACGCCCGCCCCCTACTCGCGTCCGGTGCCTGCCGTGCCCGCTCCGGGAAGAGTCGCGGGGAGCGGTCCCAGGAGGGGCGGCGGCCAGTCCGGGGTCCCAGATGGCCGGGGCCCCAGCTCTTTGGGTTTGCCCACGCCCGGGGCGCGAAACTCCGGAGTCCCAGAGCCGCGGCGCCCTCCCCGGAGGCGCAGGGACCTCCTCCCCCCGCCGCCGTCCTGCCTACGCTAGGAAACCGGACCCTCCCTCCCGGCTCCGGTTTCCCGAAAACTCCTGACTTGCAGATGCTAAGAATGGCTTCCTAGACCctgtccctcccctccctgcttcatGCCAGAGCTCTGGCCCGCAGCCCTTACCCCCTTGAGACCCtcagtctcttcctcttcctcctcccgggACCCAGGCGTCCAGGCGCTCGTCCTTTCTAGGGAACCCAAGAATCTGGGACCCCAGTTGCTTCTGCTCCCAGACTCAGGGGTCCAAGCACCCAGTCCCCTCCTCCCTGAGATTCTGGAGTCCGagccccagccccctcctccctcagacccaggtgtccgagccccagcccctcctccctgggGACCTGGCTCTCAGCCATCTCCCTAGGTCCAGCTGTTATTTCTCGCCCTTTAGAACATGCGGGCGGAATGTGGGGCGGCGCTGTGGTCTGATGTCTCCCGGAGCCTTCTGGGAGTCTCAGGACTCATTAAAAGGCTCCCCTTAGGGGCCCACCTGTCCTCCCTAGGGCCTAGCGGGACGCGGCTGCGGTcacaggagcaggaggaggtccCCCGACATGCCTGAGGCAAAACCAGGTGGCGCCAGGACCCCCTCCCTGTGTGGGGATGGGGCTCTTCTTTTCTGAATGGGGATTTGGGACCCCTCTGTTTGTAGGGTTGGGAGAAGGAGGAACCTTCGCTGTGTGAGGAGGAGGCTCCCTTTGCTGTGCGGGATGGGGGTTCCCGCATCGGTTTAGGGTGAGGGTCTCGACTCTGCATGGGGAAGAGGGTCCCTTCCCTTTGTGACAGGAGTTTCCTTCCTTGTATGAGATGGGGTGGGTCTCATATCTGTGTGGGGTGAGGGATCCCCTTCACTCGGCAGGGAGggtgtttctttttctataagTGATTGGGGGGGCATCTCTGGTGGAGATGGGATTCTCTGGTTGTAAATTGGGTTCCTTTTGCTTGATGGGGATGGGGGTCTGTGTGTGTAGactgggttttttggtttgtttttgttttttggttttttttttgagatggagtctcgctctgcccccggggctggactgcagtggtgcgatctcggctcactacaacatccacctcctgagttcaagcaattctcctgcctcgggtagctgggattacaggcatgcgccaccatgcctggctatttttgtatttttaatagagacgggtttcgccatgttgaccaggctggtctcaaacccccaacctcaggtgatccacccgcctcagcttcccaaagtgctggaatgacaggcatgagccgccgagCCCGGCCAGACTGGGAGGTCTTTGCATGTGATTGGATTCTCCACATCCGGGGACGGCATCCTCTGGGCAGGGTCTGGGCCACTTCTCTGAGTGAAGACTCAGAGggagccaggtgcaggggctcacgcctgtcatcccagcactctgggatatcgaggcaggaggattgcttgaggccaggagttcaagaccagcctgggcaacatggcgagaccttgtctctacaaaaaattaaaaatcagccaggtgtggtggtgcatgcctgtagtcccagatacttaggaggcagttgaggctgcagtgagctgtgatcatgtcactgcactccagcctgggtgacagagtgagaccccgtctctaaaaaacaagcaacagcaacaacaaaaatggcccagtgcggtggctcatacctgtagtcccagcaccttgggaggccaaggtgggtggatcacctgagcccagcagttcaaggccagcctggccaacatggcaaaaccccgttactacaaaaaatactaaattagctgggcttgtgggggtgtgcctgtagtcccagctactcaggagtctgaggtgagaggatcacttgagcccaggaggcggaggttgcagtgagcccatatcttgccactgcactccagcctgggagacggagcgaGACCCTgctgggaaaaaaacagaaacaaaaaaaatagattccAAGGGACCTTCTCTGTAGGATATGGGGTGATTGTGGGTATAAAGATTAGTGGTTCCCATCTGCATGGAGTCACAGGGGAAGTCTCTGTATTAAGGATGGGGGAGCCTCATTTCTGTGGGCACTGAGGCTTCCCCGTGTAGGAATTAGCGGGGCTTCTTCATACAGGGAATGGGGTCCTTTCTGTGGGGTTTGGGGACCTTCTTTGAATGGGGAACACTTTCTGTGGAGATGAGGCTTTCTCTCTATGAGGAACTCACCGCAGGAATCATGCACCGCTGGGCGGACCCCCCCTCCTGGGATGTCTGGTCCGCTGGCATCAGGCCAAGCAGGCTGTGGGGTGGGTCCAGCCCCTACTGTAGCTGCAGACCCAGCCGGCAAGGAACAGCAGGCAGGGCAGGGGAAGGATGCTGCGGTCAGCACCAGGTGTCCAGTTTCCAGCCCAGAGGGAGAGCTAATTATACCCTCGGACCCAAAAGGTCAGGGCCTGGTGGCCTGGGCGGATGGGGCAGGCCTGCTGGGGGTAAGGGAAACCCGATCCCACAGACTCTCAAATCTGAGATAAATTTATACCTACGGTGGGGGCCTGAACtcttgggtctgagggaggaggggctgggggcctggattcctgggcctgagggaggaggggctgggggtctggactcctgggtctgagggaggaggggctgggggcctggattcctgggcctgagggaggaggggctgggggtctggactcctgggtctgagggaggaggggctgggggcctggactcctgggtctgagggaggaggggctgggggcctggattcctgggcctgagggaggaggggctgggggcctggactcctgggtctgagggaggaggggctgggggcctggactcctgggtctgagggaggaggggctggggggtcTGGACTCCTGCGTCTGAGGGAGGGGCATGGGTGTGCAGACCGCATGCTCAACTATGACTGTCCCCTACCTTACAGCGGCCAAAAAGGCCTCCAAAGGCAAAGATGCCCCCAAAGGAGCCCCCAAGGAGGCTCCCCCTAAGGAGGCTCCTGCAGAGGCCCCCAAAGGTGAGGAGGTGCTCCCTCGGGCTCAGCCGACCTGGCTTCTCATCTCCATCCTCCCCGCTACGCCTCTCCAGGCCTTTCCCCAGCCTCTATCCTTGAATCTGTCCCCGCACAGCCCCAGGGCTGACCCACGCCTCCCGTGCTCCCAGCCCTCCCGGGGCTCCCTGGCACCCGCAGGCAGAGCCCAGCCCCTCGGCTGGCATCGGTTCCGGTCAGCTGGCTGATTGATCACCAGGTCCGGCCCCGGTCTCTCTAAACCTCTCCCGCCCCAAAGGCACATTCAGTGCCTTCCAgtccacagatgaggaaaccgaggcccaaAGGGGTGAGGGAgcctggccaaggtcacacagccacgaGGGTGACAGGTGGCCTTTCCCAGGTCAGGAAAAGCCATTTAACCCCCATGATGTTTGGTTTCTGAGTAGAGGGGCCCTCACTGTCTCTAAGTCCTTTCCCCAAAGCGGCCCACTGTCCCCTCCCCAGCCTATCTCAGACCTCCTCATCCTAATCCTGTCCCCTGAACAGAAGCCCCACCCGAGGACCAGTCCCCGACTGCAGAAGAGCCCACTGGCGTTTTCCTGAAGAAGCCGGACTCCGTCTCAGTGGAGACTGGTGAGGGGAACCCGGGGGAGGAGGGGCTgcggcctggactcctgggtctgagggaggaggggctggggcctggactcctaggtctgagggaggaggggctgggggcctggactcctgggtctgagggaggaggggctgggggcctgagctcctgggtctgagggaggaggggctgggggcctgagctcctgggtctgagggaggaggggctggggcctggactcctgggcctgagggaggagggactgggacctggactcctgggtctgagggaggaggagctggggcctggactcctgggtctgagggaggaggggctgggggcctggactcctgggtctgagggaggaggagctggggcctggactcctggatctgagggaggaggggctggggcctggactcctgggcctgagggaggagggactgggacctggactcctgggtctgagggaggaggagctggggcctggactcctgggtctgagggaggaggggctgggggcctgagctcctgggtctgagggaggaggggctgggggcctgagctcctgggtctgagggaggaggggctgggggcctggactcctgggtctgagggaggaggggctgggggcctggactcctgggtctgagggaggaggggctgggggcctgagctcctgggtctgagggaggaggggctgggggcctggactcctgggtctgagggaggaggggctgggggcctggactcctgggtctgagggaggaggggctgggggcctgagctcctgggtctgagggaggaggggctgggacctggactcctgggtctgagggaggaggagctggggcctggactcctgggtctgagggaggaggggctgggggcctgagctcctgggcctgagggaggagggactgggacctggactcctgggtctgagggagg from Pan paniscus chromosome 20, NHGRI_mPanPan1-v2.0_pri, whole genome shotgun sequence encodes the following:
- the SPIB gene encoding transcription factor Spi-B isoform X4; the protein is MASSMTWTAASIPATLIQRGLLTLVPPAYAPYPSPVLSEEEDLPLDSPALEVSDSESDEALVAGPEGKGSEAGTRKKLRLYQFLLGLLTRGDMRECVWWVEPGAGVFQFSSKHKELLARRWGQQKGNRKRMTYQKLARALRNYAKTGEIRKVKRKLTYQFDSALLPAARRA